The genomic region CCAGGGTAGGGTACTGGTAGCGAGGTAGGTCGAGGGTAGGATCGTAGTTGACGGCGGGCATGGCCTCGGCGTCCTCGTCTTCCTCGGCAATAACGGCCATGTCGGCGCCGGCCGAAGGGTCTAGCTCGCCGGTCTTATCCTCAATTTCGAAGGGTGCTTCGGGCTTGGCAGGCTCTACGGTCAGCGGCAGTGCCGAGGCCGTGGCAGCTGGCAGCGGCGTAGTATCGTCAGCCAAGTCGGCGAGGGAAAGCGGGGTTGGCACACGCGATGCGGACGTAGCAGTAGATGCTACTTCAGGCTCAGCAGTGGGCATCTCGAAGGAGAAGCTGGGGCCGCTGGCGGCAGCTTTAGCCGCCACGGCACCCGCGTCAGCCACGGTAGCCGCCGCTCCGGCGGAGGCAGCAACTGCCGGCGCCGCAACGGCCGCCGGTGCCACACTCAGGGCCACGGCACCACCGGCCACGGCACCCGTACGCACCACTTCTGGCTCGGTGGGTACGGGGGTAGCAGCCACTGGGCGACGGTCGTGCAGGGTGATGTTCAGAGCATCATCCTCTTCATCTTCATCAGGCTCCAAGGTGTTATCTTCCTCCATCTCTTCCGAAGCAGCCGGCGAGAAGCGCGCCGTATTTCCGGCACGATTGGTCGCAGTAGTCGGCGTAGCCACAGCAGGAGAAGAAACAGCTTCCTCCTCTCCTACCCCCCGGCTCAGGCCCAGGGTAGTCACGTTGAAGAAGAACACCACGAAGGAAATCAGCAGGAAAGCCAGCAACAGCACCGTGCCCCAGCCAATAAGACTGCTCAGCCACAACGCGGCCTCGTAACCTACTCCGCCGCTCAGAAAATCGAGGCGATGTGCCAGGTTGGGGTCGGCGTCGGGAGCCTGCATGCTGAGCACCACGTAGCCTAGCAACACACTCAGCCACAACATACTAAACAAGCTCAACGCCAGTACGTAGCTCACCGACACATCGGCCCGGCGAAACACAATTTTATAGCCCAGAAAGAACACCACTGGAATAACGGCAAACGCCGCCACGCCAAAGCCTTTGTAGATTAGAAGTTGCGCGGCCCAAGCTCCTACCAGTCCCAGCAGGTTGCTGGACTCCTGCCCGGCTTCTTTCACCGGGGTGTTGGCCAGGTTCTCTACCACACTTTGGTCGGCGTGCCCCGTGAACAGGAACGACACAAAGGCAATGGTGAGGTAGATGGAGCTGAGCAGGAAGAAAAAGCCCAGAAATAGCTGAAAACGCCGGTCGCGCAGGAAACTAAACAGCCCGCCCAGACGCACGGAGGGTAGGCGCAGGGGCGGGCGGGCAGCGCGGGGCGCAACCTTCGGCTTTTCCTTGTTGCGCGGCTCGCGCCGGGGCTGCTCGCGGGCGGGGGCTGCCTCCTCAGCCACGGGGGTCGCCGCTCGTGTCGGGCGCGGCTCGTTGGCACGGGAAGCGGGGGCAGTATTCGTTTGCTTATATGTATTCTTCGCCATTCTGTTATCTCACCAAAAAGCCAAATCTAGCAAATTCGAGGGGGAAACCGGGGAGTGAAACCGTAAAACGGTGACGGAGTGAAGTTACTATTTTCGCGCCCCGATTTGTTTGTAAATTCTTTCCCGCGTCTCACTTCGCTACCTCGTACACGAACAGTTTCCAGTAAGCTGCCGCATCGGCCTGCACGGCCAGCAGGCGCAGGCCACTCTCCTGCGGCCGGGCCAGCCTCGCAGCCGACAGCACAAAGCGCCCCCCCAACTGGCGAAACGCCGCGGCATCGAAAGCCCAGTGTTGCACCACGCGGCGCGAAGTAGCGCCTACCCGAAAGTTTCTGCCAAGCTCGGCTGAGAACAGGTAGCAACGGTTGCCCCAAGCATCGAAGTAAGCGCGTAGCGCAGGGTCCTTGGCCAGCTCTCCGGCAATGAGGGGCCGAAACCGGCGCTTGTAACGCAGGGGGTAATTGTTCTGGTAGCTGTCGAGGGTATAGAAACCGTTGAGCTGGGCCACGCCAGGCGGTAGGCCCAGGCAGGCTACCCGGTAGGCGGGCGGCTCCTGGCCGGTGCGCTCGTGCAGCAAGGCCCGCACGCGCGCAAACAGCCGAGGTGCTACGTAGGCGGCATAGTCGGGGTCGGTGGCGGGGGCGGCGCCTGCCAAGTGACGCAGGTTAGTGGTCCACTCGGTGTTCATGGCTAGGCCTACTATGAGCTGCGCTGCCACTAGCCCTATCCGCAAACGGCCGGGGGGTAGGGCGCGCAGGCAGAGCAGCAGCACCACAAACCAGAGCAACGGCGTCAGGAAGTGAAACCGACTTACGTTGAACGTGCGCAGCAGCAGCAGTTGGTCTTGCAACGCTGTAAGCAACTGCGGGTAGAAGCCACAAAAAGCGGCCACCAATACCAGCACCACACTCAGCGGCAGCAACTGCCGGCCAAGCTGCCGACGTGCCGTTGGCTGGCTCCGGGCCAGCGCCACCGCTACTGCCACCAGCATCACCCCTCGGAAAAACAAGCTGGCGTGGTACTGCCCGAGCAGCAGGTAACGCAAGGCGCTTTTTAGGCCACTTAGTAATCCCATGGGCGCCAGCTGGCTGATATCAAACTCCACTCTATGCGACACAAACTGCTTGGCTATCAACAGGGAATAGAACAGCGGAAACTCCACTATCAGGTAGCTTAGCAGCAACAGCCCAGCGCCCATTAGCACCCCGCCCAGGTAGGCGCGGCGGCCGTGCCACCAGTCCCACGCCAGCAGCCCCCCGATACCCACCAGCAGAAACGGCCCCACGTACACGAAAATCGACCACAGCGGAAACGTGGCCAGCAGCAACCAGCTTACACCTCGCTGCCTACCCTCCCGCAGGTTCAAGATGGCCCATAGCACCCAGGGCTGCCCCACCACCGACAGCCCATAGATAGTGTAGAGCGGCAGCGTAGCCCAGGCCAGGGCTAGCAGTGCTGCCAGGATAGCGTCGGGAGGGTGGCGTAGCCAGTGCGTGCGGGCCAGTGCGTAGAAGCCCAGCAGCGCCACCACACGCACCAGCAGTGCGTGCAGCAGGTAGGCTGGCAACGGGGGTAGCCAGGCAAACAGCCACATGGTCACGCTCAGGCCAGGGCGCAGGGCGTTGCGCGGCAGGCCATCCATCAGAGGTGGAACCACGGCGGTAGGGCGGTAGTCCAGCAGTACGTCGTGGCGGGGCAGCAGGTAGGGCGCTACCAGTTCCGAGTCGAGGTTGTCATCGATGGTCAGGTAGGCGTGCTCGCCCAGTAGCCACGTGGGCACCAGCAGCACCAGCAACACCAGCAGCGCCCAGCGCAAAGGAGTACTAGAAAAGCGAAAAAAAGCGGGCATAGCACAGAAACCAGACAGAAAAACAAAAGTATCCTGCGCCGGTCGTATTTCCTGTCCAGGTTGTTATTCGTGCGAAATCTACCCAGTTTCGCACATTCAATTTGTTACAATTATTTCCGGTTCCCGCTTTTTTACCATGCTTTTAAATTCCGCTAGCGACCCCACCGACGGCAGCTCCTGTATCCTTGTATATGATGAGGATAACCACTGGCTGCGTGCCACCTGGAAGGGGTTTGTAGACAAGGGCGAAGCCACTAGAGGGGCTGATCATTACTTGATTTCCATGCGAGACGTCAATTGCCCTTACCTGTTAAATGACAACAGCCAGCTGGTGGGGCCGTGGTTTGATTCGATTGAGTGGTTGCAGCGAATATGGGGGCCCCAGGCCAATCGGCTTGGTCTACGCTACGTAGCCCACGTAACGCACCGGCTGCGCAGTGAGCTGGCAGTGCTGGACAAGCATCATCCCTTTCAGGGTCAGTTTGAAGTACAGCTTTTTGAAACCGTAGCCGCCGCTGAAGATTGGCTGCGCGCTTGCCAGAAACGGTGAGATGGTGAGTTTGTGGAGCAAAAAGCGGGTGTCATCCGCTTCTTGCTTCGTAACTGATGCTGTTGCCAATACCTGCCTGCTCGGCCAGGGCTTTACTGGTGAAGAAGGAATAGGCTCCTCACCAGGCATCAGTATGCGCTACACCAGATTAAAGTCCTCCTTGAAAATGCGCTCTAGCGGCACCTTGGCCTCTAGTAGTTCCTCTTCTACAGAACTCATCAGCGCCGCCGGGCCACAGAGTAGAAAGCATTTTTCCGGCAGGTTGCCTACCTTTTCGCATAGCAGCTTGGCATCGAGCAGGCCCTCAGCATCGGAGTGGTGTGGCACATGGATGCTGTCCAGCTTCTCTAGATCTAGTCCTTCAATTTCTGCATGGTACAAGGCTTCGTCGGCCTTCGCAACGCTGTAGATCAGGTACGTTTTTCCCTGGCGGCGCTGCATGAACGCGTCGCTCGACAGCATACTCAGAAAGGGTGTGATGCCGATGCCCCCGGCAATGAGTACGGCGTCGCGCTCGGGCTGCTGCCAAAGGTGGTTGCCAAACTCGCCATACGGCCCCCACACCCGCGCCCGGTCGCCCGGCTTCAGCTCCGTCATTTTCCGACTCCAGTCGCCTAGTGCCTTCACCGACAGGCGCAGCCTTGTGGCTTCCGGGGCCGACGATACGGTGTAGGGGTGCAACTCGCGGCTCACTGCTTCGGCCTCAAACGACACATACAGGAATTGCGCAGCCCGCTGGGGCATGCGCCTACCCACTGGCTCCAGGTACACCTCAGTAATGTCGTCCAGTTCGCGTACTTCCGCCACGCGGTACTGGTAGATCGGCCCAAAAAAACGGTAGAGCACCCGCATGTATACATAGCACCCCAGACCTGCTACTACCCACAGGGTAAACCACGCCCGCAGCAGCGGGAAACGCATAATTTCGCCGTGACCTTGAATGCCGTGGTAGACGACTAACAGCAGCACCAACCCAAATAGGTTATGCGTCTGCTTCCAGATGTGATACTTTACAGGGGGCCAGATCGAAATAACGACCAATCCTACCAGCAAGGTCAGGGCCACGAGGCCCGTGTTGCGCACCACGTCGGCGGAAAACCACAGATAGCTCCCGAAAGCTGACCAATCGGGCAGCAAGTGCATTGCCAGGAAAATCGGGTGCAGAAAAATCAGACCGAAGGCGGCTTTACCCACGTCTTGGTGGGCTTGGTAGGCTTTATCCAGCCCTCCAAAAAATTTGTTGATTGGTTGTAGGCGAGTGGCCAGAATCAAGGCCCAGCACATGCATAACGTAGCGGGCATACTCCCGATTTTGGCGACGTACTTGAACTGGTCTTCGTACCAGGCGTCGTAGTACCACATCGAACCCAGCCACAAGGCCAGGGTAATCACAATCGACAAGCCAATAGCAAAATAGCCCCAATAGTATTGCTGTTTAAAAAGCTTCATACACGCAGTAAGTGACGTAATGGGTAAGAGAAGTCTACCGCAATACGCATACCGGGGAAATTATTTGCCTTTTCTACCCCATATCCGCGCACATTTCTTAGCTGCGCGGGTGAAACTCTGTAATGACCTGCTTCAGGTAGTCGCGGTCGAGGTGGGTGTAGATTTCGGTAGTGGTGATGCTCTCGTGGCCCAGCATTTCCTGCACAGCGCGCAAGTCGGCACCCCCTTCTATGAGGTGGGTAGCAAAGCTATGGCGGAACGTATGCGGGCTGATGCTCTTGCGAATACCTGCCTGCTCGGCCAGGGCTTTGATGATGTTGAAAATCATGACGCGCGACAATTTGCCACCGCGTCGGTTCAGAAACACAATGTCTTCGTCGCCGGGCTTCACGTCGAGGTGGGCGCGGATGCCGCTGAGGTAGAAGCCCAGGTGCTTGAGCGCGTCGCGGCCGATGGGCACCAGCCGTTCCTTGCTACCCTTGCCTACCACCCGCACAAAGCCCTGATCTACGTACACATTAGAAAGACGCAGCTCCGTCAGCTCCGACACGCGCAGGCCCGAGGAGTACAGTACCTCTAGCAGGGCGCGGTTGCGGGTGCCCTCGGGCGTGCTCAGGTCGATGGCCACCAGCAGCTGCTCTACCTCGGGGTAGCTGAGCGTATCGGGCAAGTGGCGGCCGATTTTGGGAGCCTCCAGCGTGTCGGTGGGATCCAGTTGGAGCAGGTCCTCCATAATCAGGAAATTATAGAAGGCCTTGATGCCCGACAACGTGCGGGCCTGGGAGGTAGCACTCAGCCCCAGCGCCCCAAGCCACGTCAGAAAAGCGCGCAGGTGCTCAGGCGTCACGTGCTCTGGGGTGATAGGCAGCTGGTGCAGCTCAAAGTACTGGCGCAGTTTGCTCACGTCGCGGGAGTAGGCTTCCACGGAGTTACCGGACAACGATTTTTCGAGCCGCAGGTAGCCGTCGAATTGCTTTTGCGCAAGGGGCCAGGTCATGGATAGGAACTAGGAAACTGAGAAACCGGGAGGGCGAACAAAGGTCGGCGCTTTTTTCATAGGGTGCCGTTTCCTAGCTGTTTTCAGCTTAGCGAATACAGTTGCTGCACCCTCTCCTTGCTCAGCATACGTCGAAACTCAACCATTTGCCTTCAACAAGTCACATAGCTCACTCTTTCACAAACCGACTAATCACTACGCGTTCTGGCAGTTGGAACCGAACCAGGTAGTGCCCAGGCTGTAAGTCGCTGATGGGAATGGTCTGATTTGGTACTAGCACACTCGTCCGCAGGCGCTGCCCCAGCAGCGTGGTCACCTCATAGGGTAGCACTTGGGGCACGCCTAGTACAGTTAGCTCCGTGCGGGCGGGATTGGGGTAGAGCGGCAACCGCACCGCGCCGCCGGCTGCCACTGCGCCATTGGTGGCGGGCAGCGTCAGGGTTGGGTTGCCATCAAGCACGTACACGGGTTGAAAACCGGTGGACGCATTTTCGGTGTACTCCACTACCCGCACGTGGTAGCGACGGCTCGCATCGAGGTGGGGCAGCCGCACCGAATCGGCGGCCGTATTGGCCACCACGTAGGTGCCTGTGCCCAGGGCAGCCGGCGCGCTTAGTGCAGTAGGCGCGTAGCGGGTACCATCCAATGGAAAATCCACTATCGGCCGTTCGGCTTGCACAAGCACCAGGCAACGCGTGCCGGTACCGCGCTGCCAGCGCAGCACAACGCCTCCCGAATCGGATAGGGCCGTGAGTTCCGTTGCATTACGGGTAGGTGGCCGCAGATCGTGGGCGGGCATCTTTGCCACGCGCTGCACGGCTACCCAGCCTAGTTGGTCAAGCTCTTGCCAGCAGGCTTCTGAGGCGGGGCGCGTGTTGAGCAAGATGGCCCAGGTGTAGCCGCCAGCCGTACGCACCAGGTACGTGCCCGTGCCATCCATTTCGCCGCGGTGCCAGCGGTGGCCGGCGGCATTCACCATCCATCCTTTACCGTAATGGACATTCACGGCTGAGGGCTGCGCCATGGTAGCCAGGGTGGCAGGCGTCAGCAGGCCCGACTGCCCGGCCCTACCCTCCACCGCTTGCAAGAGTTGCACTAGGCTACGAGCCGAGCACACCCAGCCGCCGTGGGCACCCATTGCTTCCAGGTTGAAGCCTCCGTACGCTGCGGGCACTACCTTCCCCGAGCCGTCGCACGCCTCAGTTTGGTAGTGGCTTTCGTAGGATACCTCCCGCTCCAGCCGGTGGGCGGGTAGGTTGCGGCCCAGGTGCGCCTCGAGGGCGCCAGCGGGTTCCAGCAGTTGCTGGCGCACCCACGTTTCGTAGGGCTGACCCGTTACGGCTTCCAGCAATTTGCCCAGCACCAGATAGCCGATGTTGGAGTAGGCGTAGTGCGTGCCCGGCGTGGTATTCAGCCCGCGGGTCAGCAAGAAACGGATTAGGGTAGAGTCGGCTACGGGCGTGGCGGCGTGCATAGCGCGGGCCACGTACACCGGAAAATCGATGGGGTCGCAGCCATCCTGACCATCGCAATTGGTGTTGCGGTCCCAGCCGGCGGTGTGCTCCAGCAACTGCTGCACGGTGATGTCGTAGATGCGCGGGTCGCGGATGGCCTCTAGGTAGTATGGGCGCCGCAAGTGGCCCTGCGGCCCAAACACTTTGTCGGTCAGCCGTAGGTGTCCCTGCTCTACCAACTGCATCACGGCCAGCGCCGTTATAGGCTTCGATACACTAGCCACGCGCAACAGGTGGTAGGGCTGCATGGGCTGCGTGCCCGCCACGTCGGCCGAGCCGAAAGCTCGGGCATAGACCACGCCCCCCTGCGTACCAACTGCCACTGAGGCACCCCGGATGCCCCAGCGCTGCATAAACTGCTGCATGGCCCGGTCGAAGGGTTGAAAGGCGGGCTCCGAGACGCCCGTTTGCGCAGTTGCCCGCAGGGAAATCAATAAGCAAATGAAAAAGTAAAATTTCTTCAATTCCTAGGCTACCAAAAACATACAACATCCTACCCGAGGTCTGTCTCAGACCCGAGCGTTTATTGCAATTTTTGTAGCACAATCCATCAAAATAACAGACTTAAAAAAGTATGTTCTATAAACTTTCAAATAAAGTTTCTTCTGACATCCCTTGCACATGAAGCTAACAGCAAAGCCTATCATAATATAACATTACCTATATTTATACAATATAATATCCTCCATACGCGTTGAAACTTATTGTTGGCAGACAAAGCGGCGCGTGCTTTTCACCTCGCTGGGTGGCTTCTATCGTCGGGCGTCTTTCCTACCTTGCCAATTGGTTTTTGACACTTGGCATCTATTCGTTTCACGCCTTTTCATGCAAATTCTCATTCTCAACGGCCCCAACCTCAACTTGCTGGGCCAGCGCGAGCCGGGCATCTACGGTACCCGCTCGTTTGATGCCTACCTGCCCGAGTTGCAGGAGGCCTTCCCGAACCTGACCATCGACTATTTTCAGAGCAACCACGAAGGACAACTGATTGATAAGCTGCACGAAGTGGGCTTCACCTACCACGGCGTGGTGCTAAACGCGGGTGGCTACACGCACACCAGCGTGGCTCTGGCCGATGCCATTGCGGCCATCAACACGCCCGTAGTGGAAGTGCACCTGAGCAACCTGCACGCCCGCGAGGAGTTTCGCCACAAAAGCCTCATCGGCAAAAACTGCGTGGGCAGCATCGCGGGCTTCAAGCTCGACAGCTACAAGTTAGCGCTGCACTATTTCGACGGCCTACGGCCTAAGCGGGTAGGGTTTCGGGTGTGATGGAAAGGTGAGGTGGTGAAAACGGCTGTCATCCTGAGCTTGCGAAGGACCTTATGCCAGTTGAACGAGTCGTTATGACGTCGGTCATTCTTACGTGAGAAGGTCCTTCGACACTGGCTTTATGCGCCACATGCTCAGGATGACAGAACATCAAACTCACATTTTCACAACCTCACCTCTCCCCCATTCCCTACCTTTGTTTCCCTCATGTTTTGACTTTCCTTCCTATGTATACATTCAATCCAGGGCCGGCTGCTGTGTATCCGGCAGTGCGGCAATACCTAACGGATGCGTATGACCAAGGCTGGCTGTCGGCTCAACACCGGGGCGACCGGTTTACGACGCTGATGCGGCAGATTGTAGCCGATTTGAAGACCA from Hymenobacter aerilatus harbors:
- the aroQ gene encoding type II 3-dehydroquinate dehydratase encodes the protein MQILILNGPNLNLLGQREPGIYGTRSFDAYLPELQEAFPNLTIDYFQSNHEGQLIDKLHEVGFTYHGVVLNAGGYTHTSVALADAIAAINTPVVEVHLSNLHAREEFRHKSLIGKNCVGSIAGFKLDSYKLALHYFDGLRPKRVGFRV
- a CDS encoding ferredoxin reductase family protein, which codes for MKLFKQQYYWGYFAIGLSIVITLALWLGSMWYYDAWYEDQFKYVAKIGSMPATLCMCWALILATRLQPINKFFGGLDKAYQAHQDVGKAAFGLIFLHPIFLAMHLLPDWSAFGSYLWFSADVVRNTGLVALTLLVGLVVISIWPPVKYHIWKQTHNLFGLVLLLVVYHGIQGHGEIMRFPLLRAWFTLWVVAGLGCYVYMRVLYRFFGPIYQYRVAEVRELDDITEVYLEPVGRRMPQRAAQFLYVSFEAEAVSRELHPYTVSSAPEATRLRLSVKALGDWSRKMTELKPGDRARVWGPYGEFGNHLWQQPERDAVLIAGGIGITPFLSMLSSDAFMQRRQGKTYLIYSVAKADEALYHAEIEGLDLEKLDSIHVPHHSDAEGLLDAKLLCEKVGNLPEKCFLLCGPAALMSSVEEELLEAKVPLERIFKEDFNLV
- a CDS encoding serine hydrolase — translated: MKKFYFFICLLISLRATAQTGVSEPAFQPFDRAMQQFMQRWGIRGASVAVGTQGGVVYARAFGSADVAGTQPMQPYHLLRVASVSKPITALAVMQLVEQGHLRLTDKVFGPQGHLRRPYYLEAIRDPRIYDITVQQLLEHTAGWDRNTNCDGQDGCDPIDFPVYVARAMHAATPVADSTLIRFLLTRGLNTTPGTHYAYSNIGYLVLGKLLEAVTGQPYETWVRQQLLEPAGALEAHLGRNLPAHRLEREVSYESHYQTEACDGSGKVVPAAYGGFNLEAMGAHGGWVCSARSLVQLLQAVEGRAGQSGLLTPATLATMAQPSAVNVHYGKGWMVNAAGHRWHRGEMDGTGTYLVRTAGGYTWAILLNTRPASEACWQELDQLGWVAVQRVAKMPAHDLRPPTRNATELTALSDSGGVVLRWQRGTGTRCLVLVQAERPIVDFPLDGTRYAPTALSAPAALGTGTYVVANTAADSVRLPHLDASRRYHVRVVEYTENASTGFQPVYVLDGNPTLTLPATNGAVAAGGAVRLPLYPNPARTELTVLGVPQVLPYEVTTLLGQRLRTSVLVPNQTIPISDLQPGHYLVRFQLPERVVISRFVKE
- the xerD gene encoding site-specific tyrosine recombinase XerD → MTWPLAQKQFDGYLRLEKSLSGNSVEAYSRDVSKLRQYFELHQLPITPEHVTPEHLRAFLTWLGALGLSATSQARTLSGIKAFYNFLIMEDLLQLDPTDTLEAPKIGRHLPDTLSYPEVEQLLVAIDLSTPEGTRNRALLEVLYSSGLRVSELTELRLSNVYVDQGFVRVVGKGSKERLVPIGRDALKHLGFYLSGIRAHLDVKPGDEDIVFLNRRGGKLSRVMIFNIIKALAEQAGIRKSISPHTFRHSFATHLIEGGADLRAVQEMLGHESITTTEIYTHLDRDYLKQVITEFHPRS
- a CDS encoding FtsK/SpoIIIE family DNA translocase, with product MAKNTYKQTNTAPASRANEPRPTRAATPVAEEAAPAREQPRREPRNKEKPKVAPRAARPPLRLPSVRLGGLFSFLRDRRFQLFLGFFFLLSSIYLTIAFVSFLFTGHADQSVVENLANTPVKEAGQESSNLLGLVGAWAAQLLIYKGFGVAAFAVIPVVFFLGYKIVFRRADVSVSYVLALSLFSMLWLSVLLGYVVLSMQAPDADPNLAHRLDFLSGGVGYEAALWLSSLIGWGTVLLLAFLLISFVVFFFNVTTLGLSRGVGEEEAVSSPAVATPTTATNRAGNTARFSPAASEEMEEDNTLEPDEDEEDDALNITLHDRRPVAATPVPTEPEVVRTGAVAGGAVALSVAPAAVAAPAVAASAGAAATVADAGAVAAKAAASGPSFSFEMPTAEPEVASTATSASRVPTPLSLADLADDTTPLPAATASALPLTVEPAKPEAPFEIEDKTGELDPSAGADMAVIAEEDEDAEAMPAVNYDPTLDLPRYQYPTLELLNDYGAPKAQVSKEELEANKDRIVETLGHYGINIASIKATIGPTVTLYEIVPDAGVRISKIKSLEDDIALSLAALGIRIIAPIPGKGTIGIEVPNTKKEMVSIRSVFATDKFINTEMDLPISFGRTITNEVFVVDLAKMPHLLMAGATGQGKSVGLNVILASLLYKRHPSELKFVLVDPKKVELSIFNKIERHFLAKLPDTEEAIITDTKKVVNTLNSLCMEMDRRYDLLKDAGCRNLKEYNRKFVERRLNPKKGHRYMPFIVLVIDELADLMMTAGKEVETPIARLAQLARAIGIHLIVATQRPSVNVITGIIKANFPCRISFKVTSKIDSRTILDAGGADQLVGQGDMLISQGSDIIRVQCAFIDTPEVDRLCDFVGEQQGYPDAYQLPEVAGEDGGGNGGEDFDPADRDSMFEEAARVIVTHQQGSTSLIQRKLKLGYNRAGRLIDQLEHAGIVGPFEGSKAREVLIPDEYSLEQLLNTMQK
- a CDS encoding DUF6044 family protein, whose protein sequence is MPAFFRFSSTPLRWALLVLLVLLVPTWLLGEHAYLTIDDNLDSELVAPYLLPRHDVLLDYRPTAVVPPLMDGLPRNALRPGLSVTMWLFAWLPPLPAYLLHALLVRVVALLGFYALARTHWLRHPPDAILAALLALAWATLPLYTIYGLSVVGQPWVLWAILNLREGRQRGVSWLLLATFPLWSIFVYVGPFLLVGIGGLLAWDWWHGRRAYLGGVLMGAGLLLLSYLIVEFPLFYSLLIAKQFVSHRVEFDISQLAPMGLLSGLKSALRYLLLGQYHASLFFRGVMLVAVAVALARSQPTARRQLGRQLLPLSVVLVLVAAFCGFYPQLLTALQDQLLLLRTFNVSRFHFLTPLLWFVVLLLCLRALPPGRLRIGLVAAQLIVGLAMNTEWTTNLRHLAGAAPATDPDYAAYVAPRLFARVRALLHERTGQEPPAYRVACLGLPPGVAQLNGFYTLDSYQNNYPLRYKRRFRPLIAGELAKDPALRAYFDAWGNRCYLFSAELGRNFRVGATSRRVVQHWAFDAAAFRQLGGRFVLSAARLARPQESGLRLLAVQADAAAYWKLFVYEVAK